The genomic DNA TGACGACGAGGGAAGAATTAGCGGCCTCTTTTGATTATGAATCACTCCCCTGGGGGCAATAAAAGTAGGGGTTAATCCCGTTTAAGACCCTTAATGAGAATCATCTCCTTTACGATGATTTCATAGAGACTCAAAAGCTCTTCCTTTGTTACTGGCACCCCAAGGGCCTTGCATACGGCTAGATCGAACTTCAATCGATCAGGAAAAGGGTTAATTGGTTTATCAAGATAAGTCCACAACCTTTGCTGATTGCCTTTACGAAGTCTTTCCCTATCCCAAAACTCTTCATAACGCTCGCTGAAGTTCCTGTCGAATTGCTTTGAAAGCGCGGGAAATTCAATCTGACCATACTTTCTGAACACATTAACCAACAGATTGATGGTTTTGTCACTAGGTATTAGTCTCATTTCTTCAAGGTCGTAAAGCCTAATATCTACATACCGCCCGGTACTTTCCTCTTTCAATAAGAAGAATTGACCATGGAATATAATCGAGTTAAGAACTGCGCAGATAGCCTGTGCACGATTTGAGTTTTCTTCAAGGATCACGTTCAATTGATCAGAAGGACTAAATCTCCTTGCTGCGAAAAAGGCGAAATGGTGGTTGGCTGGGGAAAAGGGGTTAAGACGACGACTAACCGCAATGTATGATTCGATACCTTTCAATCTCTCATTTAACTCATCCCAGAATTCTTCTTTAGGCAAACTTACATCAGCGGCTTTGCAAACCCTCTCAAGATCGGTATATGGCTCCTTGACTATGTAGTCGCAAAGGAATGTCATGTCCATCTGGTTAATGCCTACAGGCGTGCGTAAGCTTTTAATAAGCTTCGATTTCGGTATTTTATATGTAGTACCCTTGAGTGTTTGCGCGCTGATTGGAGTTTTAAGGTCACTCAAAAAATGCAGAAAGGCTTGTTCAATTCTTGCGTCTTGCGTCCTGCGCGTCAGGAAAAGAATTTTTGACAGCCTACCGTAGGTGCGCAGGCCGGTTTGAAAATACTTCTCATTCGCAGGGAACGGAAGAAGTTTGTCATTGAACTTTTCCAGAAAAGCCGTAATCTTGTCCCTGAAATTAAAATCGGTTACGCCGCAGAACCACATCAAATTATTCATGCGCTCTTTGATTTCTTTAATGGGGTGGCTGTCAATATCAACCAACTCGTCGTCGCGGGTCGTGTCGCGCTTCTTTACTCCTTCGGCGATTTTCTTAATATCCCTCTGAGTTATTTTTGTCAGGTCCTTCTTGACAAGGCAAAACTTAACCTTGTGATCAGGTTCAGGTTTTTGCTTACGGGCTATTAAAAGTATGTCCCTGTATTCGGACCACTCGGAGAATCCGTAGTTATACGTCGGCTTAAGAATGTATAACGGCGTCCATTCTTCAAAGACAATCTTCCTTACTGATGCACTCTCCCGTCCTCGCAAGACATTTATAGGTATAACCCCTCCGAATGTTCCCTCTTCTTTAAGGAAAACGTCCGCAAGGCCTATAAAGTGTCCCCATAAGCCTACTTCGCCGCCAATCTTATTCTTAAACCTGTCCATTTTTTCAACAATCGCCTTAATGCCGCGTTCTATTTTAGTAAATGGAGGGTTCATGAGTATTGCGTCGAAATTGTTCAACTTGATAGCGTAAGGGTCGCCATTGACTGTCTTGGCCATGGGGGTATGTACAAAGAAACCAAGTTGTATTCCGCCTGAATAGACGACGCCAGAAGCAAGTTCAAGACTGTTGCCCTGAATTATCTGAGTTCTTTCAATTGTCACAGCGGGGTCAATTGCGGCTATGTTTGCAGAAGTTAGGTGAACCGCGAATGGCATTATATCTGCGCCAAATAATTCCTTTTCTGCGAAGCGCCTGTGGGGGTTTCCAACTATTCCTTCCTTCTTTGACAAATGCATTTTGCAGTTATAGGCAGAGACAAGAATAGTGCCTGAACCGCAAGCAGGGTCAAAAACAGTCGCGTCGTTTTTTTCTATTGTTAAATGAGCGAGGATGTCGGCTGCGTATGGCCTTGTATAGAAAGCGGCAAGCATCTTTCTTATTTTTGAAGGCATAAGCTCGTGGAAAATACGCCCCGGCAATTCATGCTGGACCTTTTCGACCTCAAGCCCCCAGATTAATTTGAATGTGTCTTCGAGAAACTCTTTAGGGATTGCGTCAAGGACATCGATTTCATAAATGGGCCTGTAGTTTATTTCACAGACCTTGCCGAAAGCGGTTCTTAAGCCGTTATGGGTTACTGGTGTTATGGGTGTTGAAAATTTGTCCGGTTGAGCATTAACCAGCAAGCGCAAGAAAAGTATCTGATTCAGAAAAATGAATGCAGCTAGAAAATAGGCTGTAGCCTCTGCCTCGCTTGTGTGCATATGTCCCAAATCCATAAGTAAATGCTTGTCGGTAATAACACGCAGTGCCGTCTTTTCGTCGAGATGAATTCCAGCCATCATATCGGCAACTTGTTGTTGCAAGAGCGAGATAACCCTGGGGAACGGATAGTACGTACTTTGTTTACGTTCCAGCTTTAATAACACCTCTTTTATGAGGTAATCGATAACTTCGGGGAAGGGTCTGTCGGCAAGTTCATCTTTAACTAAATCTGCATCTATCATTGTAGTTACTTTTGTTCTACGCAGGGTGGATCTAATTGCAGACTCGGCTGGTTCTATCTTTCTAAATAGATCAGGTAAAAACAGGATTAGTCCGAACTTAATCCCTGAATCATCCTTGTGTCTTAAATATTGAAGTAGTGCGTCTTTTATTATCTTCGGGTTTTCACCAATTTTTACTGAAAGCAGCCAAGTACGATTTCCCAATTCAAATTGTATGTCTGGTTCAGATTGGTACATTATTTCTGAAACGGCTTGTCCGCCTTTGGAACGAATAATATCTATGAGTTCAGGGTAAAAACTACGTTCAGTGACCCTAGGGATAATCCTCATCAATAACTATATATTAACTCTCAGGGATTGTCAACCGCATCCACCTTTATGACCCCGAAAATCGCCGTTTTGTCCCACTTTTGTCCAGCTTTTGTCCATGATTCCTGACCTCGAGTGTATCATGGATAAGAAAGAATGCAGCACGATATCAATGCAGCTGTAAGATCATGTTTTTAATTAACTTAGCATGATCCCCGGCTCAAAAAGAATTGCACTTTTTATCTTTGTGCCGATGATTTGAATCCAATCTGTAAAACCCCATACTAATACTAGTGTTTTGTTTTCCAAGAAGTTGACAAATGTAGATTTATGATGTATAATTAACATTAGACTTAAGAATTCATCTTGGGGATCAACCTCTCAGCAGGAGGGCATCCCCTCCTTGTTTAAGGTGATCCCGCTTATTTTGAATATTTTAAGGAGGATTTATGAAGGATTTGGCTGAGCGCGCAGTTGAAGTAGCGCGGCTCGCCGGAGCAGACTACGCCGATGCCCGCGTTCTAACAATTCAAGACCAGTTCCTCTTTGTTGAAGACCGGTCGCCGAGAGCGATTAGGGACTTAAGCGACGCAGGCATTGGAATTAGAGTCTTAAAAAACGGCGCATGGGGATTCGCTTCCATAAGTCGTCTCGACAAACGCTCCGCTGAGAAGGTCGCAAGAGAAGCAGTAGCGGTCGCAAAAGCCTCGGCTTTGACCACAGGTCAAGAAAAGATAACTATTGTCCCTGAACCTCAACATAAGGCAAAATATGAAACCAAGGTTGAGATCGACCCCTTCGCAATACCGATTAATGAAAAGATCGCTATGCTCCTGCGTATCAATGATAAGATGCTTAAGGTAAAAGGTATTGTTAAAACAAGGGCAAACTCTCACATAACCAGACGCCACCAGTTCTTTGCTTCAACCGAGGGCTCTTCTATTGAGACTTTAATTACAACTGTAGGCGGCGACTACACAGCGGTTGCAGCCGGCAAGGGCGACAGCCAGACAAGAACATTTCAGGATCATCCGATGAACAAGGGATGGGAACACGTGCAAAGCCTTAAGCTTGAGGAGAACGCCGAGCGCATCGCGGAAGAGGCGGTAGCCAAGCTTTCTGCCGACTACCCTTCTGAAGGACCAATGGATCTTATACTGGACCCTGCGCATCTTGCCCTTACTATTCACGAATCAGTCGGTCATGCAACCGAGCTTGACAGAGTGCTTGGTTATGAAGCAAATTTCGCCGGCACGAGTTTTGTAACTCTGGACAAGAAGGAAAACGGGTTCCGGTACGGTTCTGATCTGATTCATTTTGTCGCCGATAATACACTTGAAGGCGGACTTGCTTCTACAGGATTCGACGACGAAGGCGTTCAGTGCCAGAGATGGGACATCGTTAAAGAGGGTATATTTAAGAACTACAGCTCCACTCGGGAGGTTGCCATGCGCGCTGGCTATAATCGCTCATTCGGTTCCGGCAGGGCCGATAGCTATGCCTCAATGCCCATCAACCGAATCCCAAATCTATCCCTTATGCCTGGCAAGAAAGACCTGTCACCTGAAGATCTCATGTCGGATATTAAAAAAGGGATATGGATAGAAGGCCGCGGAAGCTGGTCAATAGACCAGCGACGCCTCAATTTCCAGTTCGGCGGGGACTTGTTCTTCGAAATCAAGAATGGAAAGAAAGGCAAGATGCTGAGGGACGTGATATATCAATCCATAACGCCTGAATTCTGGGGTTCAGTGGACGGGCTGGCAGGTCCTAAGTGGTGGGAACCAAGAGGCTTACGCAACTGCGGAAAAGGCGAACCTATGCAGGTTGCACAGATGACAAACGGAGGTACGTGGGTTAGGGTTCGCAAAATACGCGTTAGCCGGGGGAAAAAATGAACAAAGACTGGCTTAAGGAAACCATCGACCTCGTCTCAAAGAGAAAGAAAGTCGAAGATGCAAGAATTCTTTTGAGCGTAGAGAATGAAAACCTTTCTCGTTTTGCAGAGAACAGAATAACCCAGAATACAACAAGACATCGAATCAACGTAAACGTCATCGCGGTAAACAAACACCGAAGAGGCATGGCCGAAACATCCGATGTTTCTTCTCGCGGAGTTCTTGCCGCTCTGAGACGGGCAGAGGCTATTGTCAAAGCGACGCCTGAAGACCCCGAGTACATAGAACTACCTCAGGGTCAACGTTACTTGAAGGTCGAAAGGTTCTGTGACAAAACGGCCAAGATATCGGTCGACGCTAAAGCCAGGGTCATTCGCGAGATTACTGCCGAGGCCGCATCTCGTAAAACCACATCGTCAGGCATCTATCGTTCCGGCGACTACGGGCTGTATATAGGCAACACACGCGGTTTGATGGCTGAACACGTGTGGACTGAGGCGGAATTCTCGATAACGGCTCAGACATCGGACTCGTCCGGTTCGGCGGTTGCCCAGGATGAAGATGTTTCAAAGATAAACCCTCAGGCTCTTGCTATTGAGGCTTTCCGGACAGAGGAACTTGGGAGAAACCCAAAAGAGGTCAAGCCAGGAATTTATAAAACCTTGATTACCGCCAGATCTGTGGCTGAACTCCTTCCCTTTGCCGTCTTTCAGATGGATAGACGGGCTGCCGATGAAGGGCGGAGCTTTTTCAAGGACAAGCTTGGTAAAAAGATAATCTCATCAAAAATAGATCTTATATCTGATCCTGCGGATGCAAGAAATCCGGGAATACCCATGGATTTATACAATGACGGTATAGCAAGAAAGAAAACTGCTTATATTGAGAAGGGTGTCCTCACCAACCTGTGGACATCCAGATACTGGGCTAAGAAACAAAAGATACCCGTTGTAACCTCCTCCTTCAACTTCTCAATGACCGGCGGCAACAAAAACCTTGACGAAATGATACGCAAGATTGATAAGGGACTTCTTGTAATGAATCTGTGGTATATTCGTTATGTAAATCCTATGGATCTTGTTCTTACAGGGACCAGCCGCGACGGTTTTTTCTGGATAGAGGACGGAAGAATCAAACATGCAGTAAAACACATGCGCTTCAACGATTCGCCGATACGCATCTTAAAGAATCCCAGCGCTTTGGGCGCACCCGAACGCAGGCAGGGTTCGATGCTTGTTCCTTCGGTTCTTGTGGACGACTTCAACTGGGCAAGCGGGACAACTTTTTAGATACCTAGAACAAGGTGTTTTTAGGCTTTTAATCCAGACTTAATCGCTGATCTGTCTCTTAAATTTGCTCTTTGTAGCAAGACATATCCTCACAAGCATAAGCATTACCGGGACTTCGATCAAAACACCAACTACGGTAGCCAATGCTGCACCTGAGGAAAGTCCGAAAAGCATGGTTGCCGTTGCTATTGCGACCTCGAAGTGGTTGGACGCTCCTATCATGGCCGAAGGCGCCGCATCCTCGTAGGAAAGCTTGAGGAGCCTTGCCCCGGCATAACCCAGCCAGAAGATGAGATTGGTTTGGACAAAGAGGGGGATGGCTATCCAGAGGATAGTGAGCGGGTTCGAGATTATGACGTCACCCTTGAAGCTGAACAAGAGAACGAGTGTCGCAAGCAGGGCGGTGATGGTTACGGGCGTGAGGAAGGGTAGGAAGCGAGTCTTGAACCAATCTATACCCTTTGCCTTGATTATCCAGCGCCGCGAGAAGTAGCCGGCGATAAGAGGAAGGGCGACGTAGATTCCAATGGAGAGGAGGAGGGCCTGCCAGGGAACAGGTAGACGACCAACACCCAAAAGTAGCCCGCCCAAAGGTCCGTAGAGCACGAGCATTGAGAGCGAGTTGATTGCGACCATCACGAGCGTGTGGCCGTCGTTGCCGCGCGCGAGGTATCCCCAAACGAGCACCATTGCCGTGCATGGAGCGATGCCGAGAAGGATAGCGCCTGCCAGATAGCTTCGCCATAAGGGAACCGCGAGCATCTTTGCCCCGTTCACGAGAACGACCTTGCCTGCGCCGTATGACGCGCCGAGTGCGAGATTTTGCCCAAGGGGCATCTTTACGTAGTCGAGGGCGTCAGGACCGATGAGACCCCTGAAGATAACCCCCAGAAAGAGCATTGCTATTGCATACATGGTGAAAGGCTTTATAGCCCAGTTCAGAACGAGCGTGAGCGTGACCGGCTTTATGCTTCTGCCCGCTTTGAGGACCTCTGCGAAATCAATCTTGACCATGATAGGATACATCATAAAAAAAAGACAGACGGCAATTGGAATGGATATTACAGGCGCTTCGTTGACGTATATGGAAAGCCCGTCAAGGAAGCGAGCGACGCCCGGAGCAAGCTTTCCGAGACCGATCCCGGCACCGATGCAGAGTAGAACCCAGAGGGTCAGGTAGCGTTCGAAAAACCCCAGACCTCTTCCCTTGTTTTGCACTTTATCGGAGGAGCTCATCTTGCCTTCTTTTCCCGTCCTTTACTGCGCCTCTTTGATGAGCTTTTCGACTTCTTGTGCGGTCGGCACCCTGCCTTCAAGTACCTTTTTATCGTTGATGAACACAGCAGGCGTGAACATGACCCCGCGCTTTATCATCTCGTTCATGTCCTTGACGTGGCTCAAATCGGCTGCCACGTTCATCTCGGAAAGAGCGCGCATGAAAAGCTCCTCTGTTTTTTTGCACTTCGGACATCCTGCACCGAAGACCTCTATCTTAAGCATGATCGACTCCTTTTTATCGATTCATTATATTCTGCTACCTTTCGTCTCATGGACGAAAGGAGCATTTATCTACACTCCCAAGTAAACGAAGTAAAGCCCTACTCCGAAAAGAAGTATCCCAGCGACAAGCTTCACGATGCGGTTGACCTTCTCGGTCTTTTCAGAAGAGATAAGCTTCTGCGCGAATGCGGTTGATACGCCTGCGGCGAATATGAGAATCCAGTGTCCGACAGAGTAGGTAAGCAAAAGCCCCATGCCGTAAACTACGTTCTTCGTGGTCGCGGCGAATGCGAGGATGAGGGCGAGTATAGGCGCGGCGCAGGGCGATGATGCGATGCCGAAAAGAAGCCCGAAAAGAAGCGCGCCCCAGAGTCCCGTTTTGCGAACCTTTATCTTCTTGAGCCATGGAAGGTCGAACTTGAGAAGGCCTACGAGGTTGAGACCGACGAGGAATGCGGCTCCTGCGAGCACGAAGTACCACACCTTGCCCTGCAGGCCGAACATCCCGCCCACGTAGGCGGCAATGCCACCCAAAACGACGAAGGTAATTGTAAGACCAAGGACGAACATGAGGCTGTAGATGACGGCTTTCTTGGTTGAGCCCCCGGCGTACCCGCCGACGTAGCCGATGGAAAGAGGAATAAGCGCAAGCACGCAGGGCGAAAGGGAGGAAATTATCCCGCCAAGGAAAACGCCCGCGAACGCAAGCAGCGGAGCGCTATTTATCCACTGTTCGACGTTTCCAAGCAATCCGTTCATCTACTTAACGCCCATCCTTGTTAACTGAGCGATTATGGAATCCTTCTCCATGAAACCTATATGGCGTCCGACCTCCAAGCCCCTGGCATCGTAGAATATCTGTGTAGGAATCATCTGAATACCCACCTTGCGAGCAAGTTCGTAGTACTCGTCGAGGTCCAGCACGAGCACCTCGACCCTGCCCGCATACTCTTGTTTTAGTTCTGCAAGGATGGGCGCCATCTTTTTGCACGGGATGCAGGTTCCGCGTCCAAAGTCCACGAGCACGGGCCTGCCTGTTGCTACGGCCTTGCTGATCGGGTCTGTTGCAACAGGTTCCACTTTCTTTGGGGTGGTGTCTTTGGGTGCGACTTGCGGCATAGGGATGGTATCTTTATTTACGCGAGGTGTATCTACTGTTGGAATTGTGTCTTTCGAGACAATCGAGAGAGTGTCTTTTGCGAGGGTATCGGTGAGTGGCCCTTGAGAAGCTTTGTCCTGGTTTTTCTTTACGAGGATTACTCCTGTCACGGCTGCGGCCAGGGCGACAAGAACGACGATCAGGATAAGCAAGGTTTTCTTGTTCATCTCACTTCTCTCCTTTTTTATGATTTTGCGATAGCTCCAAAAAGCCATCCTGTTAATGTTGCCATAACGACGACAAGCCCGATATACGTCAGCGCGCGCTTGAAGCCCATTATCTTCGTGATGACTATCATGCTTGGCAGCGAGAGCGCCGGTCCCGCCAAAAGCAGCGCGAGCGCCGGTCCCTTGCCCATGCCCATCTCTAAAAACGCCTTGAGGATTGGCACCTCGGTCAGGGTGGCGAAGTACATGAGCGCGCCGAACAGCGATGCGATAAAATTCGCGAGGATTCCGTTTCCGCCCACGAGCGCGGCTATCCATGCATCCGGGACGAGAAACTTGAGCATCCCTGCGACGAAGACCCCGCCAAGCAGCCACGGAAATACGAGCTTGACGAACCGCCAGGTTTCGAGCATCCAGTGTTTGGTT from bacterium includes the following:
- a CDS encoding N-6 DNA methylase, yielding MRIIPRVTERSFYPELIDIIRSKGGQAVSEIMYQSEPDIQFELGNRTWLLSVKIGENPKIIKDALLQYLRHKDDSGIKFGLILFLPDLFRKIEPAESAIRSTLRRTKVTTMIDADLVKDELADRPFPEVIDYLIKEVLLKLERKQSTYYPFPRVISLLQQQVADMMAGIHLDEKTALRVITDKHLLMDLGHMHTSEAEATAYFLAAFIFLNQILFLRLLVNAQPDKFSTPITPVTHNGLRTAFGKVCEINYRPIYEIDVLDAIPKEFLEDTFKLIWGLEVEKVQHELPGRIFHELMPSKIRKMLAAFYTRPYAADILAHLTIEKNDATVFDPACGSGTILVSAYNCKMHLSKKEGIVGNPHRRFAEKELFGADIMPFAVHLTSANIAAIDPAVTIERTQIIQGNSLELASGVVYSGGIQLGFFVHTPMAKTVNGDPYAIKLNNFDAILMNPPFTKIERGIKAIVEKMDRFKNKIGGEVGLWGHFIGLADVFLKEEGTFGGVIPINVLRGRESASVRKIVFEEWTPLYILKPTYNYGFSEWSEYRDILLIARKQKPEPDHKVKFCLVKKDLTKITQRDIKKIAEGVKKRDTTRDDELVDIDSHPIKEIKERMNNLMWFCGVTDFNFRDKITAFLEKFNDKLLPFPANEKYFQTGLRTYGRLSKILFLTRRTQDARIEQAFLHFLSDLKTPISAQTLKGTTYKIPKSKLIKSLRTPVGINQMDMTFLCDYIVKEPYTDLERVCKAADVSLPKEEFWDELNERLKGIESYIAVSRRLNPFSPANHHFAFFAARRFSPSDQLNVILEENSNRAQAICAVLNSIIFHGQFFLLKEESTGRYVDIRLYDLEEMRLIPSDKTINLLVNVFRKYGQIEFPALSKQFDRNFSERYEEFWDRERLRKGNQQRLWTYLDKPINPFPDRLKFDLAVCKALGVPVTKEELLSLYEIIVKEMILIKGLKRD
- a CDS encoding TldD/PmbA family protein, whose amino-acid sequence is MKDLAERAVEVARLAGADYADARVLTIQDQFLFVEDRSPRAIRDLSDAGIGIRVLKNGAWGFASISRLDKRSAEKVAREAVAVAKASALTTGQEKITIVPEPQHKAKYETKVEIDPFAIPINEKIAMLLRINDKMLKVKGIVKTRANSHITRRHQFFASTEGSSIETLITTVGGDYTAVAAGKGDSQTRTFQDHPMNKGWEHVQSLKLEENAERIAEEAVAKLSADYPSEGPMDLILDPAHLALTIHESVGHATELDRVLGYEANFAGTSFVTLDKKENGFRYGSDLIHFVADNTLEGGLASTGFDDEGVQCQRWDIVKEGIFKNYSSTREVAMRAGYNRSFGSGRADSYASMPINRIPNLSLMPGKKDLSPEDLMSDIKKGIWIEGRGSWSIDQRRLNFQFGGDLFFEIKNGKKGKMLRDVIYQSITPEFWGSVDGLAGPKWWEPRGLRNCGKGEPMQVAQMTNGGTWVRVRKIRVSRGKK
- a CDS encoding thioredoxin family protein; its protein translation is MLKIEVFGAGCPKCKKTEELFMRALSEMNVAADLSHVKDMNEMIKRGVMFTPAVFINDKKVLEGRVPTAQEVEKLIKEAQ
- a CDS encoding cytochrome c biogenesis protein CcdA, which codes for MNGLLGNVEQWINSAPLLAFAGVFLGGIISSLSPCVLALIPLSIGYVGGYAGGSTKKAVIYSLMFVLGLTITFVVLGGIAAYVGGMFGLQGKVWYFVLAGAAFLVGLNLVGLLKFDLPWLKKIKVRKTGLWGALLFGLLFGIASSPCAAPILALILAFAATTKNVVYGMGLLLTYSVGHWILIFAAGVSTAFAQKLISSEKTEKVNRIVKLVAGILLFGVGLYFVYLGV
- a CDS encoding thioredoxin family protein; this translates as MPQVAPKDTTPKKVEPVATDPISKAVATGRPVLVDFGRGTCIPCKKMAPILAELKQEYAGRVEVLVLDLDEYYELARKVGIQMIPTQIFYDARGLEVGRHIGFMEKDSIIAQLTRMGVK
- the arsB gene encoding ACR3 family arsenite efflux transporter, producing the protein MSSSDKVQNKGRGLGFFERYLTLWVLLCIGAGIGLGKLAPGVARFLDGLSIYVNEAPVISIPIAVCLFFMMYPIMVKIDFAEVLKAGRSIKPVTLTLVLNWAIKPFTMYAIAMLFLGVIFRGLIGPDALDYVKMPLGQNLALGASYGAGKVVLVNGAKMLAVPLWRSYLAGAILLGIAPCTAMVLVWGYLARGNDGHTLVMVAINSLSMLVLYGPLGGLLLGVGRLPVPWQALLLSIGIYVALPLIAGYFSRRWIIKAKGIDWFKTRFLPFLTPVTITALLATLVLLFSFKGDVIISNPLTILWIAIPLFVQTNLIFWLGYAGARLLKLSYEDAAPSAMIGASNHFEVAIATATMLFGLSSGAALATVVGVLIEVPVMLMLVRICLATKSKFKRQISD
- a CDS encoding TldD/PmbA family protein, whose amino-acid sequence is MNKDWLKETIDLVSKRKKVEDARILLSVENENLSRFAENRITQNTTRHRINVNVIAVNKHRRGMAETSDVSSRGVLAALRRAEAIVKATPEDPEYIELPQGQRYLKVERFCDKTAKISVDAKARVIREITAEAASRKTTSSGIYRSGDYGLYIGNTRGLMAEHVWTEAEFSITAQTSDSSGSAVAQDEDVSKINPQALAIEAFRTEELGRNPKEVKPGIYKTLITARSVAELLPFAVFQMDRRAADEGRSFFKDKLGKKIISSKIDLISDPADARNPGIPMDLYNDGIARKKTAYIEKGVLTNLWTSRYWAKKQKIPVVTSSFNFSMTGGNKNLDEMIRKIDKGLLVMNLWYIRYVNPMDLVLTGTSRDGFFWIEDGRIKHAVKHMRFNDSPIRILKNPSALGAPERRQGSMLVPSVLVDDFNWASGTTF